The nucleotide sequence TTCTGCCCCAGATTCTGAATTGCTAGGGTTAAACTCGCAGCCTTATCTGGATCGGTCTCAATAGACTTAAGTTCCTTTAATTTAACAATTTCTTTATCAACAATAACTATCTGAGATCTCACAGATTCCGCAAAAACTTTATTCTGGGAATATACATGAACCGTCCACAACACGGTTCCAACTTGCAGTGACTTTAAAACCCCCGCAAACTCTCTATCACTAAGCTGTATAACCCTCTGAGATTGCGAACCGACCACGCTTTCAACATGATATTCCAAACTCTCATGCAACGGAGCTAATGAGATTAGCAATGCCGCATTTTGGCCATCTATATACTGCTGACGATCTGTTCTGATAATACCGATGCTTTGGGCAGAAGCCGAAATGCCCCAAAACAACATCAAAAATAAGAAAAATCTATTCTTAGAATTCATTTTTCACCGCTTTACAGTAAGATTTATTTAAAGGTGCCAGGAGTTACGACAACAACTGGTGTAGAGGCAGTTCCGCCTATAGTGGAACCATCGCCCAAGCTTCCTTCAACATTAGTACCCCAGCATTTCGAAACTCCGTTTTGCACAGCGCACGCATAACCAGGAGCCACCGAAAGACTTGTAACACCAGAGGTGAGACCCACAACTTGCACTGGCACAACTACAAAGCCAGTAGTTTGACCATTGCCCAAGGTTCCGCCCTGTGCGCTACCCCAACACTTAGCACTTCCGAGATTTGTAATCGCACACAACGATCCTCCACCAAGTGCCACTGACACTACCGGATCTATATCTATAGTTACTGGAGTCGGCGAGTTCCCACTGGTAATCGTACTTCCCAACTGCCCAGACTCGGCGCTGCCCCAACATTTTAGTTGATCAAACATCAGAGCACAGGCGGACTGATTACCAGCCTCTACATCGCTCGCGTCACTAATACCGGCGACCTTCCGAGGGGCATAGGAAGTCTCGTAACCTCCGTTTCCAAGTTCTCCTTTTGTATTTCGGCCCCAGCAATAAACACTTCCATTTTTTACGACTGCACATGTAAAAAAGTCACCTGCAGCAACATCAATCACATCCGAGAGCGGCAGCTCTGCAGGCACAACTATATATTGCTCAGTGGAACCAACTCCCAGCTGACCAAATTGATTATTTCCCCAGCAATATACCGTTCCTTTAGAAATAGCGCAGGTATGGGCAGCACCGACTGACAACTTCTCAAATCTACCGGCCACACTGACCTGAACCGGAATATTTCTTCCGTACTGATCTCCCGTACCAAGTTGTCCCCAAGAGTTTGCCCCCCAACACCACAATTCGCCTCGGAGAATAGCGCAATTATGACTTGAACCTGTTTTAATATCCGTTACCCCATTCAATAGAGCAGGAGTTGTAGGAGTATTGGTAGATAGAGAAGCCGAAGCGTTCCCAAGCTCTCCATTAGCATTTGCACCCCAGCAATAAACCGCGGATCGATATATACCGCAGGCAGTATCGTAGCCAGCAGCAACTGTCATAAACTCATCAGGTCGATCAACTACATTGACGAGAGTGATTTCAGTTCCTCCAAGAACAGGCATGTTGTCAGAAATATTCTGAAACGCTGACCTAATAAGGTTTACGTCATTAAGTTCTCTTTGATAGTAGTCTACAATTGCGGGATCTAAGGCCGAATCCCGAAATCTAATTAGCTCTGCTATTCTTTGACTGCTAACCAAGTAGGCATTGAGAATAGACTCAGCATGGTGATAGTTAGCATAATAGAAACTGACCGACAAAACCTGAGGTCCTAATGCCAGCGCTGCACTATTTACCGTAGTCTTAAAGCTACTATCCGTAACCTTGTCGAAGTAAATTCGCTCTCCGCCCAGCCAAGCCTCTACGCGATTCTTAGTTCGTTCGGAAGTATCCGGAAACACATCAACAAAAATATCGACTTTATCTCCAAATGTAACGTCTCCGGTCGGAGTATCAATGTGCACTTTGATTGGCTCACTGGCTCTCCGCATTTCTGGTGGGTCACCAATATTCACGTCCAATGTTTTAGTCTCGACCAAGACACGATGACTTTCAATCCTAGCAAGAAGCTCTGATTTTTGCGTTTCGTACTCGGAAACTGCGACCACAATTGCAGCCTTCTTGTCGGACTCTGTCTCCTGCTCGTATCGTTCATTAAGAGCGAAAATCTCTTTCTCAATTCTAATAACGGCAGCTTGTACATCTCGCGCCAGAACCCTATTCTGCAAATAGGCTTTTACTTCCCACACGAAGGATCCAGTCAATGCGGGACTAGCTATAACCCCCGCATATTCAGTTTCCCCGAATCGAGTAACCTTCAGATTCTCGCCATCAAACTTACTGGTTATGTATATCTCGACCTCAGGATCCGTCGGAGTCGTTCGCACAGACGCAATAAGTGCCAGTCTTCCGCCAACAATTGGATTGCCATAGCTATTTAACTCTAGAAACTTCGGCGCATTCGCCTGCGCATCAAGACAGAAGATAACGAAACAAAAAATAAGAATAAGATTCTTCATGGCGTATCCCCCACGATCTCAATATTACAAAGATACTCAAATGGCATTAGGTAACCCCGAACCTTAACAAGAACACGCGCCTGGTACGTTCCGACAGCCAAACCATCAAACGTAGATTTAATGTCAGCCCCTTCAGATCGCACATAGTCAACATTTCCCACTAAGACTGAGCCTGGCCAACCAACCAAATCCAGGAAGAAATGCCCTGATACGTCATTCATAACATCGACGTCTTCAACCTCGGTAAATCCATTCAGATATCCAAGGAAGTCAAAAGGGACCCTCAGGATCTGAGATGGCAACAAAGCACTTTCTTCGTGCTGACCAAAGCCAATCGGAACACTGGTAGCCATCGGGGCGGGCAACTTATTCGTTCTAAGCAGAAGAGTACGAGGAGCTCCGCTGCTCTCTATTTGCCATTCCAATAACGCTTCAGCCCAATCACCCGAGACAAATCCTGCGGGATCCACGAAGATATCAAGAAGGTATTCACCGTTGGCTGGCACAACAAGACCGCCAACCGGAAAGTCTACACCAAACACCGTGGTACTGCCAAAATGAGTTAAAACAGGAGCATTCGTGATCGTAATTGGAGATGAGGTTGTGTTTTTGACAACAATGGAAGTAGCCGAAATTTCGTCAAATGCGCCAAATATTGGAACATAGGACTTAGCAGATAGAACTTCTAAATCTCTCTCACCCGACCACTGCTCCACAGGAAATTTTGTTAACAGCGAAACGCCCAGAGCCGTCGTCGGAGCCACTTCAATCTGAAGAATCTTCTTGTGATTGGAAGGTGTTTGCACGACAAACGGAATCTTGAATCCCAAGGTATAGGCACTGTGATTCTCAACCGAGAAATCAAATGTCTGACAGGACTTTTTAGCTATGCGTCCCTTTTTTCCACCAGATATAAATACAATCTGGTCGGCACCAAAAATCTGGTAGCTCATCTCTTGAGGTAAGTTATTACATGCTTTAAAAGTACCGATATAAACACCATTACGATCAACCGCCCCGTTTATCACCGAAGGGAGTAGTGTCAGCGGGTCTTTTGGCCCCACAGTCACAACAGTTAAAGATGGCGTACTCTGATTCACACCATTTGAAACCACCAAAGAAACAACGTAAGTTCCTGGAGCTGCGGAACTAAACACTGGTTTTTGAATAGTGCTGTCATTGAATACACCGTCTAAAGTGCCAGCGTCATCCGGCTTTGTAACAATACTCCATAAGTAAGTTACAGGCGTACCATCTGGGCTATAAGAAGAACTGCCATCCAGCTGGATTGGAGTTTCGGCTGGTGTAGATACAGGAATCCCCGCAAAAGCCACCGGAAAAGCTGAGCCGCCACCACTCAAGTTATCAATTGCGAAATATGCGTTTTGAAGATTCGCAACAACCGTACTACCACCTTGAATGGATTCGATAGTGATATTCTTTAATCCCTCTGTCAGGGAAGGAGTCGTAAAGGTGATGGAGGAAGCTGTCACAGAAAGTGATTGCAGTGGAATTTCATTTCCACCAATTACAAGTTTGGTCGTATTCAGGAGATTCTGACCATGTACCACCACGACTTTGTTACCAGCTGAGTCGCCATAGGCGGGCTCGCAAGAGGTCAAGACTGGCGAATTCACTGGTGGCATCGCGGGTCCAATTTGATGAGTGCTGACTTTTGTAGAGACTGGTCTTTTCAGAGAGTCCAAAGAGTTTTCTAAGTCTGTCTTAAATACCTGCTTATCTGCTCGTTGGGATTCCAGGTAGGCCTTTCTCGCTGGATCCGTTTCCCGAACAATCTGTCTGCTCAAAGCATCAATCTCTTGGCGAACCTCAAGGAGTTGCAAACGGATTGCTTCAGACTGGTGCCTATTCTGCAAGAAAAACTGTGCTTCAAAGTTCAATGACCCAGCAGTCAAAAAAGAACGCTTGTCAGTTGTCCACAAACGTCCACCCTGATGATACATCTGCACAGGCGCACCGTTTATCTGTGCCACCACAATCGGATCAACTTCAGCCTCTCCTTCAAAGTCTGTAGATAGTTCAACAACAAAGTAAACGTTGTCGCCAACAGCAGCTGTCGCAGGCATCATATAGACATCGGTTATGGTATATTGGCGATCCAAATGAATTAATTTTTGTACTACCTTGGTATAATTACGACTCGGAGAAGCCACAGCAACGCTTCCACCAAGCAAAGACCATAGGGAAATCAAAGACCCCAAAAGGGCCACGCGCCATCTCATTAAATACCTCCATGTAAATAAGATATGCTTTATAACACTGCATCGAGTGCGATAGTTCAAAACAAGATTTTTTGTTTATATATGGCAGCAATAGCTCGACCAAAGACAACTTGGGGCATTTGCTTTTCTAGACGATTCTTCTTCAGAACTCTATAGAAGAAAATCCCTGCAATAGACTGATGGAAAAGAGCAAGATTCCCTGTCTTCCATTACCATATCTACAAATACCGGAGGTCAGTTACACACGGCTTGGGGCATCTAACCATTTTACTTCTCTCAAATCGACATCAATCACATAGGTTTTGTGACAATCGTAGCACTTGATCTAGCAGTTGTTTCAATCCATTCGTGGCCCAAACTTAGAATTCGAAACCCTGTATTATCTGCGATATAGATATAAGAGTTACCCCATCTATCTCGAAATTCTTCATTTGCAAATTCAGTGCTGATGGAACATTTTCTATTCCCGACTGCTTCTTCTAAAAGACCATAACTAAATATTTTCTCAGGATATTGACCGCACAATTTCTTATGAAAAAGCACCAAATCTCTAATTTTGTCCATCTCAACGATCGTCTTCATAAGTCTTGGCTTTTCTTTCAAAGAAAACTCCATTTTACCAATCAAAGTAAATCCAATAACAACCAGCAAAATCGCGACCGAAATATTTCTATTCATAAATGACTTCAAACAAACACTAAACCTACTCCCAGGGAATATATTCAAGAACCTTCCTACCGGCCGGACTTTTTTTGCAAGGCTTTACAAAAGCTAGGTAGCGGTAGCCGGATTCTCGCAAAGATTTATATTCTCTCTCAGCAAGATATGCATTAAAGCTATTTAGTTTCAGAAATTCTATTCCAATGCTTTTAAGAGTAAACTTCCCCAAACTTATTAGATCTATCAATCGAAAAATCGCTTCCTTCGGTATATCCGCAGGCTCATGCCCAACAACAAATCTCACCGCAGAAGACTCTCTTCCAAGTCTTCTCAAAACTCTGGACCAAGTTTCAACACCAACTCCCACGCACCCCATGTCTGTAATCCAGATCTCCAACTGCAGCTGATTCAAGGAAGATGGAACGAACCTTAGGGAGTATGCCACCGTGTAGTCCTCTTTGGATGAATCAAAGGGATACTTCACAACATCTAGCTTCACATCTTGAAACATCATTGCGTTGAATTTAGATTGAATTTCAAAACATAACTCGTCAGGGTTGAGAACCACTTGAACAGACATATGAACCCCCACTTGAAACTAGGCCGCCAACTACTCCACTGATTATACCATCGCGAATCGGCTGGGCGCCCGAACTAAGGCTTACTCCAGGTATGTCAAAATGAATCCGCCCAATACGAAGACTCAAAACATCCCTCACCTTATTCTTATTGCTCCAGCCAAATCTTACATAACTTTTATTAAGAAGACCTCCATTACCATAGCCATATTGCACCGCAGTTTTTCCACTTCTACCCAGCAACAATCCCGTCGGCATTAAGGTTGAAGTTGCTGCCCCAATTAAAGCAGACGAACCAACACTAACCCAGTCGATATTGTTCAGATCCCCGCCATTGGACAGTAGCTGTCCCCCGAGGTCTATCCCTCCAGACAACAAAAAACCACCCAATGCAGTTACGCACCATGGACAGTTACCCGAAGGATCTATTAAATTTCCAGGACTGTTGTTTACATAACCATATAAATTGAGGTGGAGTGAACCCCGATTTTTTGGACACGGTTTAAAAGTTCACGGACCCTTTGTACTCGACCGGGCTCTTCATGCCAAGTGCTGAGTGCGGAGCAATATTGTTATAATCTGCAAACCACTGCGGCAAAAGCTTGAGAACCGTCTCTGCGCTGTCACAGTCAGCCTGATAAACGTAATCCCTTTTGATTGTTTTAACGAATGCTTCAGCCATGCCGTTGGATTCTGGGCTGTAGGCTCTGGTGTAACAGCAATTCAGATTTAACTCTTTGCCAAGATCCTTCACGGACTTCGCACGGTAAATTGACCCTCGATCTGACAACCACTGAATTTCGCGAGGACATCTCAATGACTCACCAAATCTCGCTTCAACAGCTTTAACCATCAATTCCTCTATGTCGGTAGCTGATAGCGGCTCAGTCCTAGCGACGTAAGCAAATGCTTCGCGATCACAACAATCCAAAGCAAACGCCACGAAAACTTTGTCGCCGTTAAAACAGCGGATTTCCATGCCATCTGAACACCAACGCAGATTCGGGAACATAGTCATAACAACTCCCGTATGTGGCCTTTTTGGCTGTGGCATTGTTTGTGGCAATGAAAGACCATTCATGCGCATGATTCTTTGAACACGCTTGCGATTGATCTTATTGCGACCATCAAGGGATCTTTGGCGATTCACCATCGTTGTCACCCGGCGGTAGCCATAGGTGGCTCTAATTGCAATAACGGCTTTGATTTCTTCTAAAATTATTTGATCGTCTGATTTTTGGTAATGGCGAGGCATGCCAATTTCCTCCTGAGAAACTGGTTCGTAATAAATTGAACTTCGGCTGATTTCGAAAACTTCTGCGATCTGACTTACTTCATACCGATTAAGCGCTTTGACTTCTTTGGCGGTTGAAGTGCTTTTAATATCGCTTTTTTTTGAACGATCTCCAGGCCATCTTTTAAGATGTCATTCTTGATCGTCAAATCGCCAACTTTAGCTTTGAGATTCTGATTCTCAGCCTTGAGTTTGTCGTTTTCTTCGATCAACTTTTGAATGTATTCCGCACTGATTGGGGATTCGTCTTTTTTGTGGTTCATTTGCCTCTTCCAACTATAAAGAGTGATAGCATGAACCCCGTATTTCCTGGCAAGCACTGGGATAGAAATTCCCTGGGAATTGTGCTCTTTGATGATTAATTGCTTCTTTTCCTGTGTAAATACTTTCCGTCTGTTAGACGTTGTTTCCATAAAGACCCCCTGGGTTGGGTGTCCAAATAAAATCGGGGTCAGGAACAGAGGTCACCACCACCAAATAAAATTAGATCTTTACTTGTCCAGCGCCCAACCTCAGGGTCATAATCTCTCGAGCCAAATTTTAATAGCCCCGTATTCAAATCATAAATTCCACCAGCAAACCCATACGGCTGAAAACCACGATTAGTATCCAGCTCAATGCGACCCCAGACATCATAATCCAACCGCTGCATCACGTAGCCATCAGTTTCTCGCACCAACAGACGAGGTGATCCTAGATGATCCTTTACATACCTGTACTTCTGACCTTTAAAAATCATGTAATCCGGCGTGTTCGGCCCAAGAGCATGAACGTACTCTCGCGAAGTTCTTGCCTTTTCGTCGAAGTCTGCTGCGATTCTCGCGTAGTCTTGATAAATGACACGAGCTAAACCTTTACCGTTTATATAAGTGGCAACTCTGGAGCCCGCAGCATCTAGCCTATAAGATACAGTAGAGCCGTGAGATAACCTGATAGACTTCAAAGAACCCGAGGAGTTATAGTTAAACTCCTGAGGGAGCTCAACTCCGCGCTGCCTAGATTTTACTTCACCGGTATCGTAATACTGAAATGTCCTATTTCCGAAAGTAAGAAGACGATCCTGTTGGTCATAAGTAGCATTCTCAATAAACCTACCTACCTGACTAACAATTCTATTACCGTTAGAGTCATACTGATAGCTCGCGTAGAAAGCTCCATTCTTAGTTACTCCAATCAAACGACCAAGGCCATCATAACTATATTCAAAAGAGACTACTTTACCCTGATTATTTTCTGTTTTTCCGCGAATTCTACCGATATTATCGCGCAACAGCTGATAGCCAAAGAGAGTAACCGGGTTGGGATCTGAGGGGCTTATCTTGTACTGGGCTAGATAAGTACTTAAGCGACCATAACCGTCGTAAGAGTATTGATCATAAATACGCCCGAGCTGAGTCTCTAGAACTCTGCCAGTTCCGGCTTGATATGAAATACTTAAATCTCCCACTTTTGTGACTGAATAGTCTTCATTATAAGAAATTGAGACTGATGAGGATCCACGAATCCAATCGGCAGCCAATTCACGTCGTTTAGGAAGATAACTTCCATCGTAAGCATAGCTTACTCTTTCATAAGAGTTCAGGGTATCCGGCATCTTCGTCTCAACAGCAGTTAAAAGATCACCATCAAAAGAGTAGGAAGTCTCAATCCCATCAAACGACCGAACACGGCTTATTTGTCCTTTCTCATAATAAAACCGTTGCTGTTCATCACGAGAGACATAAACTTGCGTCAAAAAGCCACTAACCTCATCATAATTGAAACGAACCGGAGGTCGCTGTGGCGCGATCACTTGGGAAATCTGCCTATCATCATTATATAAGTAACGTGTCGCTACCTGAGAAACTGCTGGCACAGATGGAGGATGATACGCTGTCATATCCCCAGAAAGATCAAAATTAAATAAATGCGCTGGCCTTCCCGATGGCGACACGCTCAAGAGATCTCCGTCGCTACTATAGGACAACGCTGTTGTCAGACCTGCGCTGGTCTGTGTAAGAACTCTTCCCGCAGGATCGTAAGTATATTGGACTTCTTCGCCTCGGCCATTCTTGAGCTTATTTAAGAACCCCTGAGAATTATATGTGTACTCGACCAAATCATGCCCATTTTGAACTATCTTTTTCAAATTTCCGTTCGGATAGTATTCAAACAAAGTGGGATAATCTTGATTTAATTGAACGCTCGTAGGTCTTTCGTTGGAATCCAAAAGAATATACGACTTGACTTCCTCAGGGGTCTCGCTGGAAACAGACATATTTACCTTTGAAAAATTATTTTTCCAAACCGATGTCCCAATCTGTTCACGTGTTTCCATCGAAGTATAATTGAAAGGATCGGACGTCAGGCCTACATAGGACTTTGAAATAGAGATCTCTCGCATCCCACTTTTACGAACGGACGTATATTTTGACATTCTCTGCTCTAAGGCACCAAATCGTTCATCGTTCACAAGATTTGAAAAGCTTACTCCTCTTGGAGAAGAAAACATTCCAGAGCCATTTGCATTTTCTGTATACACCTCTTCCACACCGTCAGGATGAACTACCTTCCTAACATAGGAGCCGCTTAATGGGTTTATTTCAGATTCCATATCGGTTTTTCTACCCATTTGCGTTACCTGACTAACAACAAATTTATTTCCGACCTTCATCTTCCCAAACTGATAGCTGCCCTTTACTTTCTTAGTATAGGCGATTCTTCCAAGGCCATCATAAACAACCTCAGTGATTCTTCCCATAGGCGTAGTGAACCTTCTTAAAAGATCCGTCCCTTCATAATACTCGATTGAAGTGGCTTCATTATTCGGATTTCGTATTTCCGTTATATTAAACGCCGCCCCTAAAGTGATTGTCGTTACTTGCCCCCAGGGCGAAGTAATACTTACAAGTTGATTGCTAGTATTTCTTGTAAGTTGAGTGATATTCCCGAAGGCGTCAGTTATGGAAGTTAAATAGCCCGCCGTATTATAGCCGAATTGATACTTCACATATCCAGTTAGTGAGCTCTTGGTTGCTAGATGTTTTCCGTCTCCATCAAACATAAAGACTTCACCATCCATAACCACCATTTCCTGATTCCCTGGCAATACTGAACTCGCCTTCACGAAGCTGCGACCACTGCCTAAAAACAGTCTATCTTGATTTTTGTCATAGTAGTGATGGATGGATAAGGTCCAAGCCTCTGGGTTAAAAGACTTTTGCCGATTCAAGTTCTGAAACGCCACTTGATAACTAGAAGCAAATTCTGACGAATAGACTAACTTCGCACCCGTACCAACTATTGCTATCTCTTCCCCGAATGAGAGATTATCGACCCGAATAATCGAACTAGGCTTTTCAATGGGACAATTCTTTGGCCCCTCTAGCGGTGCATTTGGATTAGGAACTGGAGCAGGCGGGAGAGCAACCCCTCCTCCAAGATTAGCTCCTTGAAGAGTTACCTTTTTGACTAGAGCTCCGTCTAAATGTCCAGCGTCTGCAATCGGCCCTAGACGACCAAAACCGTTGTAGTGAAAACTTGTGATAGGACTG is from Bdellovibrio bacteriovorus str. Tiberius and encodes:
- a CDS encoding RCC1 domain-containing protein, with translation MKNLILIFCFVIFCLDAQANAPKFLELNSYGNPIVGGRLALIASVRTTPTDPEVEIYITSKFDGENLKVTRFGETEYAGVIASPALTGSFVWEVKAYLQNRVLARDVQAAVIRIEKEIFALNERYEQETESDKKAAIVVAVSEYETQKSELLARIESHRVLVETKTLDVNIGDPPEMRRASEPIKVHIDTPTGDVTFGDKVDIFVDVFPDTSERTKNRVEAWLGGERIYFDKVTDSSFKTTVNSAALALGPQVLSVSFYYANYHHAESILNAYLVSSQRIAELIRFRDSALDPAIVDYYQRELNDVNLIRSAFQNISDNMPVLGGTEITLVNVVDRPDEFMTVAAGYDTACGIYRSAVYCWGANANGELGNASASLSTNTPTTPALLNGVTDIKTGSSHNCAILRGELWCWGANSWGQLGTGDQYGRNIPVQVSVAGRFEKLSVGAAHTCAISKGTVYCWGNNQFGQLGVGSTEQYIVVPAELPLSDVIDVAAGDFFTCAVVKNGSVYCWGRNTKGELGNGGYETSYAPRKVAGISDASDVEAGNQSACALMFDQLKCWGSAESGQLGSTITSGNSPTPVTIDIDPVVSVALGGGSLCAITNLGSAKCWGSAQGGTLGNGQTTGFVVVPVQVVGLTSGVTSLSVAPGYACAVQNGVSKCWGTNVEGSLGDGSTIGGTASTPVVVVTPGTFK
- a CDS encoding IPT/TIG domain-containing protein, with protein sequence MRWRVALLGSLISLWSLLGGSVAVASPSRNYTKVVQKLIHLDRQYTITDVYMMPATAAVGDNVYFVVELSTDFEGEAEVDPIVVAQINGAPVQMYHQGGRLWTTDKRSFLTAGSLNFEAQFFLQNRHQSEAIRLQLLEVRQEIDALSRQIVRETDPARKAYLESQRADKQVFKTDLENSLDSLKRPVSTKVSTHQIGPAMPPVNSPVLTSCEPAYGDSAGNKVVVVHGQNLLNTTKLVIGGNEIPLQSLSVTASSITFTTPSLTEGLKNITIESIQGGSTVVANLQNAYFAIDNLSGGGSAFPVAFAGIPVSTPAETPIQLDGSSSYSPDGTPVTYLWSIVTKPDDAGTLDGVFNDSTIQKPVFSSAAPGTYVVSLVVSNGVNQSTPSLTVVTVGPKDPLTLLPSVINGAVDRNGVYIGTFKACNNLPQEMSYQIFGADQIVFISGGKKGRIAKKSCQTFDFSVENHSAYTLGFKIPFVVQTPSNHKKILQIEVAPTTALGVSLLTKFPVEQWSGERDLEVLSAKSYVPIFGAFDEISATSIVVKNTTSSPITITNAPVLTHFGSTTVFGVDFPVGGLVVPANGEYLLDIFVDPAGFVSGDWAEALLEWQIESSGAPRTLLLRTNKLPAPMATSVPIGFGQHEESALLPSQILRVPFDFLGYLNGFTEVEDVDVMNDVSGHFFLDLVGWPGSVLVGNVDYVRSEGADIKSTFDGLAVGTYQARVLVKVRGYLMPFEYLCNIEIVGDTP
- a CDS encoding IS3 family transposase, with the translated sequence MKSTSTAKEVKALNRYEVSQIAEVFEISRSSIYYEPVSQEEIGMPRHYQKSDDQIILEEIKAVIAIRATYGYRRVTTMVNRQRSLDGRNKINRKRVQRIMRMNGLSLPQTMPQPKRPHTGVVMTMFPNLRWCSDGMEIRCFNGDKVFVAFALDCCDREAFAYVARTEPLSATDIEELMVKAVEARFGESLRCPREIQWLSDRGSIYRAKSVKDLGKELNLNCCYTRAYSPESNGMAEAFVKTIKRDYVYQADCDSAETVLKLLPQWFADYNNIAPHSALGMKSPVEYKGSVNF
- a CDS encoding transposase, which codes for METTSNRRKVFTQEKKQLIIKEHNSQGISIPVLARKYGVHAITLYSWKRQMNHKKDESPISAEYIQKLIEENDKLKAENQNLKAKVGDLTIKNDILKDGLEIVQKKAILKALQPPKKSKRLIGMK
- a CDS encoding RHS repeat domain-containing protein, giving the protein MFRFVMPVLVICLLPSVLWANDQYRSWDLEASQYYEEPTLNSVYEDSLYKYQKQNVLFMNNPDYVLTAFVGRCLPTTFKPFMLPFYKSLYSGIQDEDLTAQTCQNIENQQGATVVNVNSTTTQFTDVILDIVFPTAYSFEYRDWGTAGGPIKQHIDDSASFTILVKLSTPGFCLPTVGAVTDGAGTSEITIEYRAPEQGSTETLELNCTSPITSFHYNGFGRLGPIADAGHLDGALVKKVTLQGANLGGGVALPPAPVPNPNAPLEGPKNCPIEKPSSIIRVDNLSFGEEIAIVGTGAKLVYSSEFASSYQVAFQNLNRQKSFNPEAWTLSIHHYYDKNQDRLFLGSGRSFVKASSVLPGNQEMVVMDGEVFMFDGDGKHLATKSSLTGYVKYQFGYNTAGYLTSITDAFGNITQLTRNTSNQLVSITSPWGQVTTITLGAAFNITEIRNPNNEATSIEYYEGTDLLRRFTTPMGRITEVVYDGLGRIAYTKKVKGSYQFGKMKVGNKFVVSQVTQMGRKTDMESEINPLSGSYVRKVVHPDGVEEVYTENANGSGMFSSPRGVSFSNLVNDERFGALEQRMSKYTSVRKSGMREISISKSYVGLTSDPFNYTSMETREQIGTSVWKNNFSKVNMSVSSETPEEVKSYILLDSNERPTSVQLNQDYPTLFEYYPNGNLKKIVQNGHDLVEYTYNSQGFLNKLKNGRGEEVQYTYDPAGRVLTQTSAGLTTALSYSSDGDLLSVSPSGRPAHLFNFDLSGDMTAYHPPSVPAVSQVATRYLYNDDRQISQVIAPQRPPVRFNYDEVSGFLTQVYVSRDEQQRFYYEKGQISRVRSFDGIETSYSFDGDLLTAVETKMPDTLNSYERVSYAYDGSYLPKRRELAADWIRGSSSVSISYNEDYSVTKVGDLSISYQAGTGRVLETQLGRIYDQYSYDGYGRLSTYLAQYKISPSDPNPVTLFGYQLLRDNIGRIRGKTENNQGKVVSFEYSYDGLGRLIGVTKNGAFYASYQYDSNGNRIVSQVGRFIENATYDQQDRLLTFGNRTFQYYDTGEVKSRQRGVELPQEFNYNSSGSLKSIRLSHGSTVSYRLDAAGSRVATYINGKGLARVIYQDYARIAADFDEKARTSREYVHALGPNTPDYMIFKGQKYRYVKDHLGSPRLLVRETDGYVMQRLDYDVWGRIELDTNRGFQPYGFAGGIYDLNTGLLKFGSRDYDPEVGRWTSKDLILFGGGDLCS